From the genome of Streptomyces spinoverrucosus:
TGGTTGGCCACGACGCCCGGGAAACGCTTGGTGATCCCGGCGAGTTCGACGGCGGTCGCCTGACCGTGGACCGCCGCTCCGGCCGGAGGGCTGCTGGACGCGTTGATGGCGCACTCTCCTGGGGACGGGGGTCGTCTACGCGCGTAGCGCCCCTACGGCATACAAAGGGGGCGACGCGCCGAGACAACGGGGTACAGGGAGACAGCCTCCCCGTACCCCGTTGAGCGGACGTAACCCCGCGGTTACCGACTGCTCGGCACCCGCTTTGTCAGCTGCTCTTGACCTTGATCTCGCCGCTGATGATCTTCTCCTTGGCCGCTTCGATGGCTTCCTGGAGCTCGGCGTTGTTCGCGAACTTCGGGTTGGAGTCCGCGAGGCCCACCTCGCCGGTCTTCAGATCGCCCTTGACGATACCGGTCTCGGGCTTGCCGTCCTCCACGGACTTCGCCAGGTTGTAGACCGCCTTGGCGACGTCCTTCGTGGCCGACGTGAGGATGGAGTCCTTGTACTTCGCGAGGGCTTCCTGCTTGTACTGGTCGGAGTCGACCCCGATCGCCCACACCTTGTTGGCGGCGGCGGCCTCGATCACACCCTGACCGGACAGACCAGCAGCCGCGTACACCACGTCGGCCTTCTTCTCGATCTGCCCCTCGGCGGCCGTCTTGCCCTTGTCGGGGCTGGAGAAGCCGCCCTCCTCAGCGGTCTGCGTCAGGTACTGCGACAGCACCTTCACCTTGGGATTGGTGTCCGTGACGCCCTGCGCGAAGCCCGCCTGGAACTTGTGGATGAGCGGGATGTCCACACCACCGACGAAGCCGACGACATTTGTCTTGGTGCTCTTGGCGGCGGCCACACCGGCCAGGTACGAGGCCTGCTCCTCGTTGAAGACCAGGTCGGCGACGTTGTCCGCCTGGACCTGGGAGTCGTCGACGATGCCGAAGGTGGTGTCGGGGTACTTGGCCGCGACCTCCTCGACGGCCGGCGCGTACGCGTAGCCGACACCGATCACCGGGTTGTAGCCCTGCTTCGCCAGCGAGGCCAGGCGCTGCGCCTTGTCGGCGTCCGTCTCGCCCTCGGTGGGCTCGATGTCGGCCGTCTCGTACTTGAACTCCTTCTTCGCCTGCTCCAGACCCGCGTACGCGGCGTCGTTGAAGGACTGGTCGCCCTTGCCGCCGACGTCGTAGGCGATGGCAAGGCCCTTGTCGCCCTTCGACTCCGCGGAGGAGCTCTGGGTAGAGGTGCCGCCGCAGGCGGACAGGGCAAGGGCGAGGGAGGCGGTCGCTGCGCCTGCGACCGCGATGCGGGAAACCCGGCGCATGTGTGGTGCTCCTAGTCGTACAAGCGCCGTACGGTTCAGCTTCGGCGCTGGCTTCGCCGCAGATTAACGCGCGTAGACCAACCTGAAAACCCCTTCTGTCCACCTTGTTATCCGCCCGTGGCCAACACCACGCACACCCAGCTCAGAGCCATGCCGTATGCAAACAAGGGGTGGCCCTGGGTAATGACAGCCCACGACTACCC
Proteins encoded in this window:
- a CDS encoding BMP family lipoprotein, with translation MRRVSRIAVAGAATASLALALSACGGTSTQSSSAESKGDKGLAIAYDVGGKGDQSFNDAAYAGLEQAKKEFKYETADIEPTEGETDADKAQRLASLAKQGYNPVIGVGYAYAPAVEEVAAKYPDTTFGIVDDSQVQADNVADLVFNEEQASYLAGVAAAKSTKTNVVGFVGGVDIPLIHKFQAGFAQGVTDTNPKVKVLSQYLTQTAEEGGFSSPDKGKTAAEGQIEKKADVVYAAAGLSGQGVIEAAAANKVWAIGVDSDQYKQEALAKYKDSILTSATKDVAKAVYNLAKSVEDGKPETGIVKGDLKTGEVGLADSNPKFANNAELQEAIEAAKEKIISGEIKVKSS